The sequence below is a genomic window from Sorangiineae bacterium MSr12523.
TGGCGCACTGCTGGTCTTGGACGGCGACACCGTCGCGGGCATCGTGACGGAGCGGGATTATGCGCGCAAAGTCGTGCTGAGGGATCGCTCGTCCAAGGACACACGGGTCGAACAGATCATGACGGCCTCGGTGCGTTACGTGAGCCCGCAGCAAACCAGCGACGAATGCATGGCGCTGATGACCGAGCGCCGCATGCGCCATTTGCCGGTCATGGACAAGGGCCAGCTGGTGGGCATCGTATCCATCGGCGA
It includes:
- a CDS encoding CBS domain-containing protein; the encoded protein is MSTTVGQILQTKPDSGRTVYTISKTDSVYEAIKLMAEKGIGALLVLDGDTVAGIVTERDYARKVVLRDRSSKDTRVEQIMTASVRYVSPQQTSDECMALMTERRMRHLPVMDKGQLVGIVSIGDLVKSVIADQQFIISQLEHYIHG